CGGAAGAACAGATTAAAAGCCATAGTGGCATGGGACATACTCGCTGGGCTACCCATGGTGTACCTAATGACGTAAATGCTCACCCTCACTTTTCCGGCAATAGTAAACTAGCTATTGTTCATAATGGAATCATAGAAAATTATGATGCTCTGAAAAAAGAGCTGATACAAAAAGGACATCAGTTTATTAGTGATACTGATACTGAGGTACTTATACATTTTATAGAAGATGTAAAGCAGCACAATGGCTTTACGCTGGAAGAAGCAGTGCGCATTGCCTTAAAAAGAGTGGTAGGTGCTTACGCCATTGTAATTATGTCTGCCGATGAGCCGGATTTACTTATTGCCGCCCGTAAAGGTAGCCCCTTAGTACTTGGTCTGGGTAAAGGTGAGTTTTTCTTCGCCTCGGATGCTACGCCTATTGTAGAATATGCTAATGAGGTAGTATACCTTAATGATGACGAGGTATGTGTCGTACAGGGAGGTGAATTTCAGATTAAAGACCTGAATGATGTGCCCACAGATCCATACATTCATACTCTTGATATAGAGCTTGAGGCTATTGAAAAAGGTGGGTTTGACTCCTTTATGCTTAAAGAAATTCATGAGCAGCCCAAATCTATCAGCGACTGTATGCGAGGACGTTTAAATGCAGAGACAGGCACATTGATGATGGGCGGTATCCGTGACCATATTGAAGAACTGGTTAATGCAAACCGTATTGTTATTGTTGCCTGTGGTACCTCCTGGCATGCCGGACTGGTAGCTGAGTATATTTTTGAGGACTTATGCCGTATTCCGGTTGAGGTTGAATATGCTTCAGAATTTAGATATCGTAATCCGGTAATTAATGAAGGAGATATCGTTATTGCTATATCTCAGTCAGGTGAGACTGCCGACACTCTGGCAGCAGTAGAGCTAGCTAAAAGCAAAGGCGCTACAGTTTTGGGCGTTTGCAATGTAGTAGGTTCCTCAATTGCCCGAGCCTCTCATGCCGGTTCTTATACGCATGCCGGCCCTGAAATTGGGGTAGCCAGTACCAAAGCTTTTACAGCTCAGCTAACTGTGCTTACTATGTTTGCCCTACTTATTGGCAAAAGTAAAGGCACGCTGGCAAATGAGCAGTATGATGCTTTGCTTAAAGAGATGAGCCAGATACCTGATAAGGTAAAAATAGCCCTGGAACTGAATGAGCAGGTTGAGCAAATTTCTCAAATTTATAAAGATGCCAGCAATGCCATTTATCTGGGAAGAGGGCAAAATTTTCCGGTAGCTCTGGAAGGTGCACTCAAACTTAAAGAGATATCATACATACATGCAGAGGGCTACCCTGCCGCTGAGATGAAGCATGGCCCTATCGCACTTATAGACGAAGAAATGCCGGTAGTATTTATTGCTACTCAGGATAACTCTTATGAAAAGATAGTTTCTAACATACAGGAGGTAAAAGCCAGAAAAGGGCAGGTTATTGCTATAGTTAGTGAAGGGGACACACAGATTGCAGAAATGGCTGATCATGTGCTGGAGGTGCCCAAGGCCAACCAGGAGCTTATGCCACTGATTTCGGTAATACCACTACAGTTACTTTCCTATCATATCGCAGTGATGAGAGGCTGCAATGTAGACCAGCCACGTAACCTCGCTAAATCAGTTACCGTAGAATAAGCAGTTAAGAAACAAATTTCCTTCTGGAAAGTATAAGCTCGAGAATAATCTCGGGCTTTTTTTTAAGCCTTTGGGCTATCGTACAGTGCTCTTGTTAAAGTTATAGTCTAATTGCAGAGTTTTTTTCTAGGCTTAACGCTAGGGATGATATTGGCACGCAAAGAAAAAGGGCTTTCTCGGGAAGAACTCGGGCAAAGCATTGGCACTTCCGGGGCCATTATTGGCCGTTATGAAAGAGGGACATGAAGCCTTTACGCAGCTATCCTTTCTTGAGATTGCCGCCAAGATTGCCCAGACATTGGATGTCTCATTGGATTACCTGGTTGGGCTCACTTCCCAGCAGCTTAAAGACCGCAAAATGCTACAACGCCTGGATGATCTGCGCCAACTGGATGAAGACAAGCAACGTACCCTCTTTGATCTAATGGATACCTATATCCGAGATTATAAAACCAGACAGGCTTTTGCTTCTTGATTTTTATAGTATTGGATACCCGCATAGTAAATGCTTGGATTAAATGAGCACGCATTAAAAATGCGCGCTAATGGAGGAAGCGATGTGGGGATTATTTAACTATAAATGTAAAAGAATTTGTGCTATGCTCTTCAAATTCTTTTGATAAATTATTTTCCATAAATAATGTGGAAAACACCTCAAAAGTCCCTTTTTCATTTAATATATTTTTAAAATACACTTTCCCGTTTTCAATAGTCATTTTGTTTAATTCTCTTTGATTATTAGTTTCATCAAATATCTTTATTTCTATATGCTGATTAAAATTAGGTGGATTTGGAACATAGACTATTAAATCTAGCGTATCACCTATTTGATATTCAAAATCTGTTAAAGTGTTAACAAGATTAAGAGGTTCTCTTACTCCCTCTTCTTTTAAGAAAATTCCATTAATATCATAGTATGCTCTGTAAATGCCTTTACCCGCGGGGTCATAAAACGAATAATATTTTAATTGTCCATCTTCGTAATACTCAAACATTTCCCCTATAGGTATACCTTTATGATAAGTCATTTTATACTCAATATTCCCACTGTTAAAGTATTTAATTTCAAGACCATTTTTCTCCCCATTTTGATATACAGTCTGTAATTTTTTTTGACCGTTTTCATAAAATAAATTTGCAAATCCGTGCTTCAAAGAATCACTGTTAAATTCAGCTTCAGCTTTTAATTTTCCAGATTCAAAGTAGGTTCTTTTAATATTTGTTACTTCTTCATTCTTTTTTTCACTGCTTATACACCTACTTAAAAACAATGCTAAAAGGACTATCATTAAATTTTTCATTTTATTCTTTTTTAAACGGTTCTTTGTGGCCATGACCATTTCTGGTAGAAGTAGCTCTTTCTGAAGTTTCATGAAAAAAGCCAGAACTATCTGGTTTATAAGTTTTATGACATATTGTACAATAAGTTGCTTCAAAGTAAGAATCTGTTTTTTCTTCTATTCCCAATTCATCTCCTAGAGTTCCCGCTATGTTAAAAGCATCAACCAACTTACCAAATTGTTCTGCGTAATTTTTAGGTACATCAGCGCTAGCTTTAGCGCCACCTATTACTGTCATTAATAAATTTATATCTATACTCTCCTGAGAAGCCCCAATTCTAACTTCTCCAATGGGTTGTCCATTTAAATCACTACTAGTATAAAATTTATACCCACCACCTGTCTCATTGAATAAATCCAACACGGGATCATACCAATGCTCTTCTTTTTTTATCCAAGCAAGTAATTCACCCTCACTATTCACAACAGTTATACCCGCAGGGAATTTATCTTTATTAGTTTCAGCATATGCAGGCTTACCATTTTGCCACCCTCCTGCTCCTTCTGCCCATTTAATAGCAGTTTCTGACTCAAGATTGCTATACTTAATAAAAATAGCTTCTAGAGCTATAGAAACAGCTCTATTTATATCATCATCTGCTGCTTGTTTTATAGCATTTTCCCAATATTTAGCTGTGATTGTAATTTTAGCTTCTAAGCCATCTAAATCAATAGCTGCTATTGGGTAATTACTAGCAAACTGGTAAGGAGTCAGCATAGGATAAGACTTCGTCAGCGGATCCACGCTCAAGAACTTAGCAATGCTTGGATTATAAATCCTGAACCCATAATCGTAGACACTACTACCCCCGAAGCTGTTATCTTTTTCTTTACCGTTGAAGCCGAAACGGTAGTCTTCACTTTCAAAGTTTCTGCCGGCCATTTGCATACCGAATGGGTAGTAGTCATGTAGCCTGGCAATGATAGACTGGGTAGAGTCAGCATCTATATTGATGTTGTCATTAATTACAGTAGGATGTGACTAAAGCGTGAGCCTGAGATTATACTTGAGCTTTTCTTCGGATTGGGCAAAAAAATAGGTTTGCCGTATTGGCAAACCTTATGTTCTTAACATCCACAAGTTTAAAAAATCTCAGTTTAAAAAATTATAATCCTTAGCTTAAAAAATCTATTATAATAAAGACAAGCACCTTGCCAAAGCTCTTAAACCTTTAAATGGACCTCTTAACTATTATCATCGTGAAATGTTTTCCCCACATTTTGAGAAATGCTTTTTTATTCTGGGGAGTTTTGTCACCATTTCTACAGTTTGAGTGAGCAAGCACTTCGTATTCCAGATTAGGAAGCTGCTAATTTTTATTCCACTTTTTTAAGAGCCTACTAACAAAAAAAGCCAGCTACTTGCATAGCTGGCTCTATCACTGTTTAAAAGCTTATACTTCTACAGGAACTTCTACCAATAGGTTATCCCACATGATCATCATTTTAGTGCCCATTTCATTAAACTGAATAGTAAAGGGCTCATATTTTTCGCTATTTTTCTTTACTGGCACTTCTATACGAGCTACGTCTTTACTATCATCATACTCGTATGCTCCCCAAAGCCCAAGCTCGCTGTTCAGGATAAGTGTCCACTTATCTTTTTCAGGAATGGCAAACATAGAATAGGTACCTGCTTCAATATCTTTACCTCCTAGCTTAACATCTTCAGTCAGGGTAATCTCAGTAGCTTCGTTAGCACCAAGCCTCCAAACTTTACCATAGGGCTCCTGCTCACCAATCATTTTTCTGTTGCGCAAGTGAGGACGGCTGTATACAACCTTAATGTAAGCCTCATCCTTTTTCATTTTGGCCACTGCCATTGGGCTAGGCTTAGGCTCTAATGCCTGCTGAGCTATTAAGCTTTCACTCATTAACATTACTAAAGCGAAGGCGAAGAAAGACAATAAAAATCTCCTTTTCATGGTGTGTAGTCTTTTTGGGATTAAAAATTATGCTTAAATGTAACTAATTGTCAAAAAACAAAAAGTAAACCTCAGGACAAAGATAAAGTTAAGTTCTGCTTAAATAATATTCACTTCCGGCATAATCTCAACCTCAAACTTTTGCCATACCGAATCTTTTATCTGCATTGCTAGCTTTCTCACTTCATTACCCTGGGCATTACCATGATTTACCAGTACCAATGCCTGTTTGCTATGGACTCCGGTATTACCAACTTTTTTACCCTTCCAGCCACACTGTTCAATCAGCCAACCAGCAGGTACTTTTACACTACCATCTTCCAGAGGGTAGCCTGGCACCTGAGGATAATCGGTTTTGAGTACCTGAAACTTTTCGGCACTTAGCACGGGGTTTTTGAAAAAACTACCTGCATTTCCGATTTCTTTAGGGTCTGGTAGTTTACTTTGACGGATCTGGATCACAGCTTCACTTACTTCCTCTATAGCTGTACGAGCCTTATAGTTCGACTGTGAACGCATCTCTTTAAGAGTCTCTTCTATAGCCCCATAAGAGGTGTTAATATTTGCCTGCTTACTTAAACGGAAGCTTACCTGCGTGATGATATATTTTCCTTTCAGTACATTTTTAAATACACTCTCCCGATAACCAAACTTACAGTCTTCGTGCTTAAAAACTTTCAGTTCTGCTGTTTGTAGGTCTACGGCTTCCAGGCTTTCAAATACATCTTTTATCTCCACACCATAAGCGCCAATATTTTGCATTGGGGCTGCTCCTACCGTACCCGGTATCAAAGATAAATTTTCAATACCCCCATAGCCTCTGGCAATGCAATGTAGCACAAACTCATGCCAGTTTTCCCCAGCTCCCGCTCTTACAACTACCTCATTCTCATTTTCCTCCACTACCTCTATACCGGGAATACTCATCTTTACTACTAAACCCTCAAAATTTTGGGTAAGCAGCACATTACTTCCCCCTCCTAAAATAAATAGCTCCTGCTGCTGATAAAGGGGAGTTTTAATAAGCTGCTGAAGGTCTTTGGTGCTGCTAGTTTCTACAAAGTAGCGTGCACTGGCCTCTATTCCAAAAGTATTATATGCTTTGAGTGAAACGTTTTCCTGTATTGTCATGTGGTCTGATGATTCGATATATTGCAATTCTAAATTTTTCGCATCAAGTTTAAAGCCGAAAAGAGAACGTTTAACAAAAAACGTAAGTTCTCAACGTATATCTACGAAAGTATGGAGGAATTTGAAGATTATTTGAAAGGAAAAAAGATAGACTCTAAAGCCTTTAAAGAAAAAGAACCTGAGCGCTGGGAGGAGTGGCTTCATTTATTTGAAAGAGTACATCCCAATAGCTTTAGTCAGCAAAAGCTTTTTCTGATTAATAGCACCAGAAGAAAATACCCTATTAAAGAAGATGAAAAAGAAGCAGAAGCAAATACAACCAAAGCCAAGCCCAAACCTAAAATAAAGATTTCGGTACGGCCCAGAAAAAAAGAAGACTAGCGATATTAGTCCTGGGTAGTCATGCTTTGCTGATCAGCAGTCTGGCGTGATTTCTCTTTCTTTTCTACAAAAGCTTTCTCTTCTGCTTTGGCCTGATCCAGTACAAATTCCTCGTCCTCCTTCTCTTCGTACAGATAATCGTTAATTTTCTTTCTAAGCTCCTTGGCAGGAAGGTTATGAAAGATCTCACCATTGCGCACAGCAGACATCTGCCCGGTCTCTTCAGATACTACTACAACCAAAGTGTCAGTAATTTCGGTCATTCCGATAGCCGCACGATGTCGCAAACCAAATTCTGCCGGTAGGTTATCCCTTTCTGTGACGGGCAAAATACAACGGGCAGCTTTAATACGATTTTCATGAATAATTACAGCACCATCGTGCAGAGGGCTGTATTTGTTGAAAATAGCCAGCAACAAACGTTTAGACACTACGGCATCTATCTCGTCACCAGACTCGGCATAAAACTTAAGCGGAGAGCTTTTAGAAAATACGATAAGTGCCCCTGTATTAGAGCCACTTAGGCTTTTTGAAGCATCTATAATAGGCGTAATGTTAATTTTACCATCGTCGTCATCTTTTTTCCAGAAGTTCTTGAAAAAGTTATCCCTGTTAAATGCTGTAGTTTTACCTACAAGCAACAAAAATTTCCGTATTTCCGGCTGAAAGAGAATCATAACTGCCAATACCCCTACTCCCATAAACTGGCCAAGGATAGCGCTTAGCAGTTCCATCTCCGCTGCCTTTACTACCAGGTAAATAAGGTATAAGGTTAAAAATCCGAAGAAAATACTGAGGGCTACACTTCCCTTCATTAACTTATATACCTGATAAAGCAATACGCTTACCAGCAGTATATCTATGATATCTACCCAGCTAATTTCAAGAAACCCTATTGAAAAAAGATAAATCAACTATATGTATATTTTAATATTTTAATGGTTTGTATTGCCTCCTTTACATCATGTACACGCAGTATAGAAGCCCCGTTCATGATAGCTACTGTATTGAGCACTGTAGTACCATTGAGCGCTTCATCTGCACTTAAGCCCAGTCTTTTGTAAATCATTGACTTTCGTGACAAACCTGCTAACAAAGGCACGTCCAGAATCTCAAAGTCTCTGAGTTTACGCAGTAGCTCGTAGTTCTGGTCAATAGTCTTAGCAAAACCAAAACCAGGATCAATAATCACATCTGCTACCCCTTTCTCTCTTAGCTGAACCAGCTTTTTCTGAAAATAGTCTATGATTTCACCTGTCAGATCCTCGTAATTAGTTAACTCTTTCATGTCCTGAGGTGTTCCCCGCATGTGCATAAGAATATAAGGAACCTGTAACGAAGCTACAGTGTCAAACATATATTCGTCCAGATTGCCACCGGAGATGTCGTTAACTACACTAGCTCCTGCCGTTACGGCTTCTCGCGCCACATCTGATCTGAAAGTGTCTATGGATATATACGCTTCAGGAAAAGATTTAGATACCAGTTCTACGGCTTTTATTGCACGTTTTTTTTCTTCGTCAGCACTGATATGTTCGGCTCCTGGCCTAGATGAATAACCACCAATGTCAATGATCGTAGCTCCTTCCCGAAGAATCTGCTCTGCCCTGCTGAGTATGATACTATCATTCTGATGGTATCGGCCTCCATCGTAAAAAGAGTCTGGAGTTACATTAAGTATCCCCATTACGATAGGCTCTTCCAGGTTTATTAAATTACCTTTAAGATTTAAGCTTCTTTTCAGAGAAAAAAATTGCCCTTTTTGATATAATTTACTCAATTTCCGTACCCAAGTTATTTTATATATCAATTAATTTTGAAAAATCAAAATACACACGAATATAGTCAAGTCGTCAGGGCTAGCCAAGAGCATTAAAAAAAGAAAATGTACAACGAAACAGGCTGAGTGAACGTTTGCAGTTTTTAAGAAATTAGCGTAATACATAGGTGTACTCCTGGCTATTTTGCTGAAAAATTAGCGTTCAGCAGGCTTTAAAACTTATATTCCATCAACTAAAAAAGTAGTGCATGAGGTTTTCCGTCCTAAGCGCTTAACTTTGTTTGAAAGAAAAGACAACCCAATGAAAATAATCGTACAGATTTCGCGCCTTCTGGTAGGTGGCTTATTTATATTTTCTGGCCTTATCAAAATCAATGATCCGGTAGGTACCGCTATCAAACTTGAAGAATATTTTGAGGTATTCGCTACAGACTTTGCTCCATTTTTTGCCTATCTGGTTCCGGCAGCTCTTTTCTTTTCGGTATTACTAAGCGTACTGGAAGTGGTACTTGGTGTAGCTGTACTGCTAAACTACCGTATGCAACTGACCGCCTGGGTACTCCTTGCACTTATTGTCTTTTTCACTTTTCTCACCTTTTATTCGGCCTATTTCAATAAAGTGACTGATTGTGGTTGCTTTGGAGATGCCATTAAACTTACGCCCTGGCAATCTTTTATCAAGGATATAATTCTGCTGGTGCTGATCGTGTTTCTTTTTGTCTACCGTAAGCAGATGGCTGTCTCGTTCAGTTCCAGAACTGCTGACCTGGCTATACTAATAGTTGCAGTGCTTAATATTGGTGTTGCCTGGTACGCAATTCAGCACTTACCTTTTATTGATTTTCGGGCATATAAAGTAGGAGCTAACATCCCCCAGCTTATGCAACCTTCGGCCCAACTCAGGTATAAGTATATTATGACCAAAGATGGTAAAGAAGAAGAATTCATGGACTACCCTACTGAGGGTGGATATGAGTTTAAAGAGATGGTGTTGCTCAACCCGGAAGCTCAACCTAAAATTACTGATTACAGTGTATGGAATTCTGAAGGCGACTTCACGGAGCAAACTTTTGAAGGTAATAAGCTCCTGATCATCATGTATGATGCTCAAAAGGCCGACACTGATTTTCTTCCAGAAATAAGAAACTTAGCAGAAAGTTTACCTTCAAGCATAGCGCCCATTATACTTACAGCCTCGGGAGAAGAGGTGTTTGAGTCTTTTCGCCATGAACACCAACTCGCTATGCCTTATTATTTTGCTGATGCTACAGTGCTAAAAACCATCATTCGTGCAAATCCAGGTTTGGTGCTATTAAAAGAAGGGGTGGTACAGGCTAAGTGGCACCATAACGATATTCCTGAAAGCAGCACCCTTATAGAGCTTAGCGAAAAACAAAATCTTGCTTCTCAAAACTAGTATTTACTGCCATTATGAAAGTTTTTTTAGTAGGTATGCCCGGCTCTGGAAAGTCAACCTTAGGCAAGCAGATTGCACGCCTCATGGATATGCCTTTTATAGACCTGGATACTGAAATTGAAAGATTGGTACGTACCAGCATTAGTGAGCTATTTCAGCAGCACGGAGAAGACTATTTTAGGGAGGTAGAAAGAGATACGCTAGATAAAATTATTCACGAACAGGACAGCTTTGTTATGGCTACGGGAGGTGGAACTCCTTGCTTTCATGAGAATATGAGTGCTATGAATAAGGCTGGCTTAAGCGTGTATATTGACTTGCCTTCGCAGGAGATTATTAATAGAATGTCAAAAAAAGGGATGGTTCAACGCCCTCTATTTCATGGTCTGGATGCCGCAGATATGGTTAAAGCTTTTGACCAAAAGTTTAACCATCGTATTCCTTTTTATAAAAAAGCAAAAATAGAGATAGCAGGAGATTATATTACGGCTGAGCGCATTATCCACCTGATATCTCTACAATCTAAGGCTAAAAATTAAAGCCTACTGATAATACTACATTTGTAATGTTATCTTCTGAGTTCGGAATATCCGCTGTAGGAAAATTCTGGGCTCCCTGATAAGGGAAAAAATCAGTATTATACTGGGTATTTACTACTGCTAAATCTGCAAAGAATGTAGGTGTATGAAAGCCTACTCCTCCCGAGAGTACTACCCGATCTCTGTCTAACTGGTCTCCTGCATACCTGGTAGGATCCGCATAAAGCGCATAACCTAATCTAAGACGAAACATATCATATCTAAACTCTCCTCCCAACTTATAGTTGATTACGGATTTCATTACCTCATCTATTTCAGTATTTAGAGTTCCGGTATTAAACTCATTAGACCCAAAACGATTGGCCGCATAGTTCATATATTCTACATCAGCAGTAATAAATCCGTATTTCTGAAAGAAATAAGAAAAACCACCACTCACTTTAGAAGGGGTAGATAAAGTGTACTCAGAAAAGTTTACTGTACCAACTACGGGCTGGTTAAATGTCTGTGGTTCAGAATCAACTTCTTCCCGTATGCCTACAGTCTGAGAGTTTAATACAAAAGAATACTCTTCTGTCATGCTATAAATAGTAGGTGTTTTATAAGCCAGACCTATGGTAAGCTCGTTAACAGGACGATAAATTAACCCTATGCTAGCGTTTACACCACTTCCATCAATATTTAAGGTTTCATCAAGCCTAACGTTGTCTACCGACTCAATGGTAAGAGGTGAGTCATCAAATGGTTTAAATGGGTAGTTGCTTCCTCCCTGTCTAAACTCCTCTGGGTACACATACTGTTCACTAAATGATGTATTCTTTTCGTAGGTAAAATTTTTAAAGCCTATGCTAGCACCAAAGTACAATTTGTCTTTGTAATTGCCACCATATGAAAAGTCCCATTCACTTTGCCTACCCTGCTCTTCAATCAGACCTTCCTGTACAGCTGTAGCTCCGGGAGGAATAGACGCAGCATAGGAAGTTGAGTTATCTGGATACGGGTTGATTAAATAGTTAGCGTAGGCAGCATCCGGATAAAATGGATAAGTTTCATCATCTATACTTTGATCAAACACAGCTACATCAATACCATTTGCTTGTAGGGCAAACTCATCTAATAGAGAGAAAGCGTTTTCTCCTCCAAACCCATAGCTGATGTTATACGTGTTGGTCTGATTATAACTTATAGCAAATGAACCACCTCGGTAATCAGCAGGTACAATATCATCCTTGGTATTGTTGAAGACTATCCCAAAATTTGAGATGTTAAACTGGTTATCAAAAGTTTCCGAAGTAGAGTTCAGAAAATTGCTATTCGTTTTGGCATTTTTAAAGTGAGGGCTTAAGACTACCTGCGAACGATTATAAAAACCGAGTCCGGCAGGGTTTATATAGGCCGAGCTAAGATCTCCGCCCAAAGACACTCCACCACCTCCAAGGCCTAACATACGCGCCGTACCTGTAGGTGCGGTTCTGCTAATTAATAAAGCATCTTCTGCCACCTGGGCATGTCCCACAGTGACTATTGCGATGCTACATAAGAATGAAAATATATAGGATTTGTGTAGGGTTTTCATATAAAACAAAATCGTATGAACAAAAAAATAGTGTAGTAAGATAACGGTCTCACTACACTACTTGTTGTTTTAGCTAAAGTTCATTTAGCGGAAAGCTTAGTTTCCTCCACCACGAGAGCTACGTCCTCCACTGCTTCTGCTTGGTGAAGAACTTCTACTGGGAGAAGAACTGCTTCGGCTATAGCTACCGCTGCTTCTGGTGCTTCGGCTCGGTGTATAAGAGCTGTTGCTACGAGAGCGAGAGCTATTACTGTAAGAAGAATTTCTATTGCTATTGCCATAGCTACGAGAATTGTAACTAGGACTGGTAGAATAACTTCTTGAAGGGCTGGTACTACGAGAGCGAGTAGAGTAGCTTGAGCTACGGCTACGTTTGGTAGCTTCGCTGGTACTGTAGGTTCTACTTCCACGGCTGGCCGGCGTAGAGCTACGGTATACTCTGCTAGACTCAGCTGATCTCGCATTTGCTCTTGAACGCTGGTAGTACTCATTCTGAGTTCTGCTATAATCTCTGTTGCTTCTAGCTGTAGAAGAAGAACGAGCATTGGCAGTACTTGCTCTATTGTTAGCAACAGATCTGCTGCTAATGGTGCTATTTGAACGGCTGATGGCATCAGTACGATTGCTTCTTACGTTAGCGGCAGTACGTGTTGCTCTCTGAGAGCTTCTACCTGTAGTAACTACACGGCGGTTAACACCTATATTCTCGTTGTTGATAATTACTACACCAGGGCGGTTCCAGTAGCCTCCGTAGTAACCATCGTACAAGCCAGCATAGTAAGCATTACGAAATCCCCAAGGATTCCTATATCTCCAAGAGCTGTAGAATGGATCTCTCCATGGACGGTATGCCCATGCATTTCCAAATCCCCAACCAAAACCTATTGATACACCAACGTTCCATCCTGGACGAGCCCAGCTTGAGGTAGGTCCCCAGAATGGATCGTAGAAAGGATCCATAAAAAACGGATCATTGTAAAATCCACCAGCATAGTACGGGTTACCGTACATACCATAGCGGCCGGCAGGTCCGTAGAAATTATTTACAACCTGAGGTTGATTACCACTAGTTGTGT
This window of the Porifericola rhodea genome carries:
- a CDS encoding toxin-antitoxin system YwqK family antitoxin, with translation MATKNRLKKNKMKNLMIVLLALFLSRCISSEKKNEEVTNIKRTYFESGKLKAEAEFNSDSLKHGFANLFYENGQKKLQTVYQNGEKNGLEIKYFNSGNIEYKMTYHKGIPIGEMFEYYEDGQLKYYSFYDPAGKGIYRAYYDINGIFLKEEGVREPLNLVNTLTDFEYQIGDTLDLIVYVPNPPNFNQHIEIKIFDETNNQRELNKMTIENGKVYFKNILNEKGTFEVFSTLFMENNLSKEFEEHSTNSFTFIVK
- the cdaA gene encoding diadenylate cyclase CdaA, yielding MIYLFSIGFLEISWVDIIDILLVSVLLYQVYKLMKGSVALSIFFGFLTLYLIYLVVKAAEMELLSAILGQFMGVGVLAVMILFQPEIRKFLLLVGKTTAFNRDNFFKNFWKKDDDDGKINITPIIDASKSLSGSNTGALIVFSKSSPLKFYAESGDEIDAVVSKRLLLAIFNKYSPLHDGAVIIHENRIKAARCILPVTERDNLPAEFGLRHRAAIGMTEITDTLVVVVSEETGQMSAVRNGEIFHNLPAKELRKKINDYLYEEKEDEEFVLDQAKAEEKAFVEKKEKSRQTADQQSMTTQD
- a CDS encoding BT_3928 family protein, translated to MKIIVQISRLLVGGLFIFSGLIKINDPVGTAIKLEEYFEVFATDFAPFFAYLVPAALFFSVLLSVLEVVLGVAVLLNYRMQLTAWVLLALIVFFTFLTFYSAYFNKVTDCGCFGDAIKLTPWQSFIKDIILLVLIVFLFVYRKQMAVSFSSRTADLAILIVAVLNIGVAWYAIQHLPFIDFRAYKVGANIPQLMQPSAQLRYKYIMTKDGKEEEFMDYPTEGGYEFKEMVLLNPEAQPKITDYSVWNSEGDFTEQTFEGNKLLIIMYDAQKADTDFLPEIRNLAESLPSSIAPIILTASGEEVFESFRHEHQLAMPYYFADATVLKTIIRANPGLVLLKEGVVQAKWHHNDIPESSTLIELSEKQNLASQN
- the folP gene encoding dihydropteroate synthase, producing MSKLYQKGQFFSLKRSLNLKGNLINLEEPIVMGILNVTPDSFYDGGRYHQNDSIILSRAEQILREGATIIDIGGYSSRPGAEHISADEEKKRAIKAVELVSKSFPEAYISIDTFRSDVAREAVTAGASVVNDISGGNLDEYMFDTVASLQVPYILMHMRGTPQDMKELTNYEDLTGEIIDYFQKKLVQLREKGVADVIIDPGFGFAKTIDQNYELLRKLRDFEILDVPLLAGLSRKSMIYKRLGLSADEALNGTTVLNTVAIMNGASILRVHDVKEAIQTIKILKYTYS
- a CDS encoding RHS repeat domain-containing protein, producing MNDNINIDADSTQSIIARLHDYYPFGMQMAGRNFESEDYRFGFNGKEKDNSFGGSSVYDYGFRIYNPSIAKFLSVDPLTKSYPMLTPYQFASNYPIAAIDLDGLEAKITITAKYWENAIKQAADDDINRAVSIALEAIFIKYSNLESETAIKWAEGAGGWQNGKPAYAETNKDKFPAGITVVNSEGELLAWIKKEEHWYDPVLDLFNETGGGYKFYTSSDLNGQPIGEVRIGASQESIDINLLMTVIGGAKASADVPKNYAEQFGKLVDAFNIAGTLGDELGIEEKTDSYFEATYCTICHKTYKPDSSGFFHETSERATSTRNGHGHKEPFKKE
- a CDS encoding helix-turn-helix domain-containing protein → MILARKEKGLSREELGQSIGTSGAIIGRYERGT
- the murB gene encoding UDP-N-acetylmuramate dehydrogenase, with the translated sequence MQYIESSDHMTIQENVSLKAYNTFGIEASARYFVETSSTKDLQQLIKTPLYQQQELFILGGGSNVLLTQNFEGLVVKMSIPGIEVVEENENEVVVRAGAGENWHEFVLHCIARGYGGIENLSLIPGTVGAAPMQNIGAYGVEIKDVFESLEAVDLQTAELKVFKHEDCKFGYRESVFKNVLKGKYIITQVSFRLSKQANINTSYGAIEETLKEMRSQSNYKARTAIEEVSEAVIQIRQSKLPDPKEIGNAGSFFKNPVLSAEKFQVLKTDYPQVPGYPLEDGSVKVPAGWLIEQCGWKGKKVGNTGVHSKQALVLVNHGNAQGNEVRKLAMQIKDSVWQKFEVEIMPEVNII
- a CDS encoding DUF2911 domain-containing protein; the protein is MSESLIAQQALEPKPSPMAVAKMKKDEAYIKVVYSRPHLRNRKMIGEQEPYGKVWRLGANEATEITLTEDVKLGGKDIEAGTYSMFAIPEKDKWTLILNSELGLWGAYEYDDSKDVARIEVPVKKNSEKYEPFTIQFNEMGTKMMIMWDNLLVEVPVEV
- the glmS gene encoding glutamine--fructose-6-phosphate transaminase (isomerizing), which encodes MCGIVAYTGHRQAHEVVIKGLKRLEYRGYDSAGIALINGELNVYKKKGKVSELENHLQQSLTEEQIKSHSGMGHTRWATHGVPNDVNAHPHFSGNSKLAIVHNGIIENYDALKKELIQKGHQFISDTDTEVLIHFIEDVKQHNGFTLEEAVRIALKRVVGAYAIVIMSADEPDLLIAARKGSPLVLGLGKGEFFFASDATPIVEYANEVVYLNDDEVCVVQGGEFQIKDLNDVPTDPYIHTLDIELEAIEKGGFDSFMLKEIHEQPKSISDCMRGRLNAETGTLMMGGIRDHIEELVNANRIVIVACGTSWHAGLVAEYIFEDLCRIPVEVEYASEFRYRNPVINEGDIVIAISQSGETADTLAAVELAKSKGATVLGVCNVVGSSIARASHAGSYTHAGPEIGVASTKAFTAQLTVLTMFALLIGKSKGTLANEQYDALLKEMSQIPDKVKIALELNEQVEQISQIYKDASNAIYLGRGQNFPVALEGALKLKEISYIHAEGYPAAEMKHGPIALIDEEMPVVFIATQDNSYEKIVSNIQEVKARKGQVIAIVSEGDTQIAEMADHVLEVPKANQELMPLISVIPLQLLSYHIAVMRGCNVDQPRNLAKSVTVE